The Phlebotomus papatasi isolate M1 chromosome 3, Ppap_2.1, whole genome shotgun sequence genomic sequence ctaaaacataaatatttttcacattgaaaaattaaagagtaaatcgcattaatttttcgcattaatgctataaatcaatttatatcaaattttgcgggccaaatcTACCTTTTTAGCAACAAAtacatcaaattttgaatataaaatgattcaaacacacaaattacacagttagactctcaccagcgacaattaatgtgaatcatattaaaattttaatgtgcaagtgtgataacacagtaaaactTACCTTTCCATTAAAATAATTCCATTAATACATGTTTTAGTACACAAAAGTTAAAACGTTCTAAAAAAAGTTTACCGCTTAGGTTatcgctttatttattttttatttaattttagaaaaagatgcaaaattttatatatttacttATGTGTATACGTCATGAAGCATTATACATAAAATCATAGAGATAATTTATAATGGATTGAcaataattaaacaattaaaaaaataggtaAATAAAccgttttaatttcaaattttattctcCACATTTAGTTAAACCATCACTGCATTTCGCGTGAAATTTacaagaaatgaaatttttgtggtGAAAAACAACACAAGAGGACTTGTTAGTTGCACGCACactgaaaaaaagtaaaagacttttttttcaacacaaATATCACAAGTTGGAGAGCTGTTGACGATTCCCTGTGTTGGTCTGAGAAGTTTAAACATTGAGCgaatgagagaaaaaaatgcGAAGAGCATCATTGCCGTCTATTAGTCTGGCAAAGTAAGTTCCCTAATTGTTAATTAAAAGATACCCAGCATCAGGCCACGACAGTCTTGTTGTGGTTTGTACAATGGCGCAAAAATTGTAGGTGGTGGATTGAGATCTTGGAAAACCGGATATGAGTAAATCAGCTCAAAAATAACATTATATGGAGGCACCATCTCATATTTATTCGCACTTTGGAAGTGTGTGCAGTTTACTTTTATTCCGCTTTGGCTTTTCTTTCAAACAACCACGTCATTGTAGGCATTTATTGTAAATTGACACCCATAAACaggaattgaattaatttcactCTGGTATCATCATCATTAATGAATGTTAATGCCTCACATTCCTCCGACATCGAGATGCTATCGCCATCGCACTGCGCGCTATGAGAATGGCAAGAGGAGTACATGCAGGTCCATTACATTTGTGCCTGTATGTCCTATAACAATATGGCCTCTGGGGCAGGTTTTATTCCAAAAGGTGTAGGAATCATTTGATGAGAGGTAAGCTTGCAAGGAAGAGTCTGAGTATTGTCGAAACGTTGAAAGAGTCCCCACAGCCCCTGCTGCTGGAGTTGGTCCATCAATCCCGTCCGTTCCAGCTGAAAGGAAGCCTACGTCTCCGAAATCGTAAGATTGATCCTGATCCAAAACTTTCTTAAGGACGCGAAGAGTAAGTTCCTGATTTCGGCCACCTATCCCTGAACCTTTAACTTCAACGGTTGTCTCACCTCCAGCAACAATGCAGATCCCAGACTTGGTCCTTGCTTTCAGAACCTCTAGAATCTGATCAATAAATCCAACTTCATACTTCAAATCTTCTAAAATCGCCTTCAATTTAGTCTGCAAATCTTTCTCATTTCCGAATGTCATATAGTCCTTTAAGACAAAGATCAGTTTAAGATAAACCTCACTTAGCCTCTCTACATCGCACTCAATGACTTTTGACAAACAGACCGCGTGATATCCTAACTTTTCAGCTTCTTGCAGAGCTGTGTTCACAGCTATTGAATTATTTGCAATGATCGCAAGATGATTATTAGTGATCTTCATTTCTTCCTTTGCAATTAATTTCGCTAACAGATCCTCAACTGCTTTCGGAAGCTGTCCCCTTAGCCCATACTTATCGATAATGTCATTTGCAGacttttgataattcattccgGAAATGTAAGTTGGTCCACTGGCAATAAGATCAATCGGATCCCCAACAATGTCCGAAATCACCAAAGACACGATCTTATGAGCATTTTTAGCAGCAACAGATAATTTTCCACCCTTAATACTTGATATTGCAATTCTAACGGTGTTAAGTTCATTAATAGTAGCACCACTCCTTGCTAACATCTTCACCACTAGCATTTTCTCTTCAAGCGTCACTGAGGGATCAGGAAGAGGAAGCAGAGCACTACCTCCACCAGAAATCAACACAAACAGCACATCATCATTCGAAAGCCGCGATACaaagtctttaattttaattgccGTGCTGTGGGCATCTCTATCGGGAAGATTGTTCTTGGCTCCCTCAAACACTTCAATCCGACCGTTGGAATTAAGCTGCGTATCTGTATTTTTGAATTTGTCCAATGTTCCACAAGGTACACTAAGAATACCGGATTTAAGGTGAGTATCTAAAATACGTTCCACTTCTATTGCCATCCCAAAGACTGCTTTACCGAAGCCTACAACATGGCATTGCTTATCGGTGATATCAACCCGAAGGGGAAGCCTTTTGTCAATCACCGGCGAGATTTCCACAAACAATCGGTCTTCTTCACGGCACATTCTCATGCATTTTTGGCGttcaaataaatttctaatCTTAACTGATTCTACActcttgagaaaaatattcttaagcACGGTTTCCATTCTAGTCACACTCTTGTACATAGTCGGGGTACACAAAACTTTGAAGTGTCTGAGAAGAATTACTGATAAGAGCACAAACAAAAATCCACGACAATGTCGATAACGCTGAAGTTAGTAAAACACGTTTCTCTTTTGATTGAAATTAAATCAAATCTTTTAACCGACAAGTTAAATTGTATAGGACGATATTTATAGGAATTATTTTATCAATGATTTCGCAAATTTTTACCTAATGTACAAGGTCATTCTTTTGATTTTCAGATCTATTATCCTTAAGtgaatagaatagaataagATATTAATTTGGTGACTAATGCACCGGTTGAATGCAACAAATTGGGACTACAcaatattatacatttttaatataaaaagacAGATATGTTTACAACAAAAAGTATACAATCAGATGTTCAACaagacgaaaaaaaattaacaagacGAAAAAAGTGGTCGCATTAATTGACTGTTCAGGATATAGTTCAACATTTCTCAATGTCCTGTAACTTCTTGatataaaaagtttatttttgtaTACTTCCAtaaggaattttaaaaaatactacagAGAAACTTTACAATATTCCCGATCCCGAGTATCCTCTCCAAATTTATTGTTCTTTGAT encodes the following:
- the LOC129807185 gene encoding glycerate kinase, producing MYKSVTRMETVLKNIFLKSVESVKIRNLFERQKCMRMCREEDRLFVEISPVIDKRLPLRVDITDKQCHVVGFGKAVFGMAIEVERILDTHLKSGILSVPCGTLDKFKNTDTQLNSNGRIEVFEGAKNNLPDRDAHSTAIKIKDFVSRLSNDDVLFVLISGGGSALLPLPDPSVTLEEKMLVVKMLARSGATINELNTVRIAISSIKGGKLSVAAKNAHKIVSLVISDIVGDPIDLIASGPTYISGMNYQKSANDIIDKYGLRGQLPKAVEDLLAKLIAKEEMKITNNHLAIIANNSIAVNTALQEAEKLGYHAVCLSKVIECDVERLSEVYLKLIFVLKDYMTFGNEKDLQTKLKAILEDLKYEVGFIDQILEVLKARTKSGICIVAGGETTVEVKGSGIGGRNQELTLRVLKKVLDQDQSYDFGDVGFLSAGTDGIDGPTPAAGAVGTLSTFRQYSDSSLQAYLSSNDSYTFWNKTCPRGHIVIGHTGTNVMDLHVLLLPFS